The Dethiosulfovibrio peptidovorans DSM 11002 nucleotide sequence ACCAGAAGGGTCAGGAACCCCGCAGCCAACGCGAAAAAACCGATCATGGTCACTGAGCCACCTTTCTCGCCCACTCTCCGAAGGACCCGTATACCGCCTCACCGGAGGGATGAGGGTCGGTCACATTGATCCAATGAACGTAGAAAACCCCGCTGTCATCCTCGACATCCACCGTTAGGGTTCCGGGTGTAAGGGTTATGGCGTTGGCCAGAAGAGTCTTGGCCATCTCGCCGTGAAGCCCGGTATCAACCTCGACTATGCCGGGGTTGATCTTTCCCGTCACGATACGGATAGCTACGTCGATGTTCGCCTTGATGAGAGCCCAAAGAAACGGGCCGAAAAGAAAGTAGAGAAAACCTGCCCACCTAACCGGATTGAGACCAGCCAGACCAAAATGCCTGGCGTTGCTTCGGCTTCGGACCGATACGGCTACCACCGCAGCGAGTACCAGACCGATACCTATCTCAACCGGAGGAATCCCTTCCCCAGACCAGACCAGCAAAAGGTACATGAGGAAAGAGAGGACGAACACAAACACATACAACACCCCCTCAAAAGACTTGTCTTGCATTCTGTCGACCTTCCGTATTTTTTATACAGCCC carries:
- a CDS encoding Na+/H+ antiporter subunit E: MFVFVLSFLMYLLLVWSGEGIPPVEIGIGLVLAAVVAVSVRSRSNARHFGLAGLNPVRWAGFLYFLFGPFLWALIKANIDVAIRIVTGKINPGIVEVDTGLHGEMAKTLLANAITLTPGTLTVDVEDDSGVFYVHWINVTDPHPSGEAVYGSFGEWARKVAQ